The Caulifigura coniformis genome includes a region encoding these proteins:
- a CDS encoding undecaprenyl-diphosphate phosphatase: MSYLEAILLGIVQGITEFLPISSDGHLLIVEHWLGRKVDNVAINVALHAGTLLSIVVYFFRDLLEALRKPRLIVAIVVATLPLIPLGLFGKRIIDETLNTTTAAGAGLLVTAAFLFLATRLKEGTRTLDEITPLDGLVVGLFQVLAPAPGVSRSGSTILGGLLRGMTRDAAARFAFLIAVPAISGALVLYSRKLLKGEDGEALALGPLAVGAGVSFVVGIAAIRVLMAMVIKMKLAIFAWYCLILGSAVLIMSLTSPGATHSPGESPAPAVQQMAAPPADSGS, translated from the coding sequence ATGAGCTATCTTGAAGCCATCCTGCTCGGCATCGTGCAGGGCATTACAGAGTTCCTGCCGATCAGCTCGGACGGTCACCTGCTGATCGTGGAGCACTGGCTGGGGCGGAAGGTCGACAACGTCGCCATCAACGTCGCGCTGCACGCGGGAACGCTGTTGTCGATCGTGGTTTATTTTTTCCGGGACCTGCTGGAGGCGCTCCGCAAGCCGCGGCTGATCGTGGCGATTGTCGTGGCCACATTGCCCCTGATTCCGCTGGGGCTGTTCGGCAAGCGGATCATCGACGAGACGCTGAACACGACGACGGCCGCCGGAGCGGGGCTGCTGGTGACAGCGGCGTTCCTGTTCCTGGCGACGCGGCTCAAGGAAGGAACGCGGACCCTCGACGAGATCACTCCGCTCGACGGGCTGGTGGTGGGGCTGTTCCAGGTGCTGGCGCCGGCTCCGGGGGTCTCACGATCCGGGTCGACGATCCTAGGGGGCCTGCTGCGGGGGATGACGCGGGATGCGGCCGCCCGATTCGCGTTCCTGATTGCCGTGCCGGCGATCAGCGGAGCGCTTGTTCTCTATTCGCGCAAGCTGCTGAAAGGCGAGGATGGAGAGGCACTCGCACTGGGACCGCTTGCGGTCGGAGCCGGGGTGTCGTTCGTGGTCGGGATCGCCGCGATCCGCGTGCTGATGGCCATGGTGATCAAAATGAAGCTGGCGATCTTCGCGTGGTATTGCCTGATCCTGGGATCAGCGGTGCTGATCATGAGCCTCACTTCACCCGGGGCGACGCATTCGCCGGGAGAGTCGCCTGCTCCGGCCGTGCAGCAGATGGCAGCGCCCCCAGCCGATTCCGGATCATGA
- a CDS encoding M3 family oligoendopeptidase, which yields MAKYAVTWDLDSLLPHPDTAQFKELFERFRTDLEKAAADSEKLEPLSKKSLKVWEEYVPRLSSLMASSEDLHAFIGCHAAADAENKLFQQIEGQLAAVSPLRSQVFTNLEFALQTSTDADYAESMGSSQPLKSIGFFLDECRRSARFRLPKDQEILSSELAVDGIMAWSRLYDRISGALKIEVMEKGEIVRKSPGQVTFDSPERTIRENHFCAASKAWASIADTCADSINHIAGTRQVKYRRLGLKDHLDLPLRYNRLKRETLDMMWKCVSDRKKSLKAYFQRKAELIGVEKLAWFDQAAPLPKGPGENSQITYDAACDTIVSTFSAFSPHMGDFAQRAISDRWIEVENRGGKRQGGFCTGFPTKQQSRIFMTYTNSADSMSTLAHELGHAYHSYVLKDQPYLLQDYPMNLAETASTFAEAVLAEHRLKTAKTTTEKLSLLDHALSDSVAFLMNIHARFIFENALYVERKSGELPTERLSELMLSAQKEAYLDVLDSEGWNPLFWASKLHFYIGGLPFYNFPYTFGYLLSQALFAIAPKIGPEFPDRYRKLLVLTGCRETEDAIHESLGIDPTQPELWNLALDVVDAKVKQFVELSQPAAT from the coding sequence ATGGCCAAGTATGCCGTGACGTGGGATCTGGATTCCTTGCTGCCGCATCCAGACACGGCTCAATTCAAGGAGCTGTTCGAGCGATTCCGCACCGACCTGGAGAAGGCGGCGGCGGATTCCGAAAAGCTCGAACCGCTTTCGAAGAAGTCGCTGAAGGTTTGGGAGGAGTACGTTCCCCGGCTGAGCAGCCTGATGGCGAGCTCGGAAGACCTGCATGCGTTCATCGGCTGCCATGCCGCGGCCGACGCCGAGAACAAGCTGTTCCAGCAGATCGAAGGCCAGCTGGCAGCAGTCAGCCCGCTGCGTTCGCAGGTGTTCACGAACCTGGAATTCGCGCTGCAGACTTCGACAGACGCGGATTACGCAGAGAGCATGGGCTCGAGCCAGCCGCTGAAATCGATCGGATTCTTCCTCGATGAATGCCGGCGCAGCGCCCGCTTCCGGCTGCCCAAGGACCAGGAGATTCTGTCGTCGGAGCTGGCGGTCGACGGCATCATGGCGTGGAGCCGGCTGTACGACCGCATCTCCGGCGCGCTGAAGATCGAGGTGATGGAGAAAGGGGAGATTGTCCGGAAGTCGCCCGGGCAGGTGACCTTTGATTCTCCGGAGCGGACGATCCGTGAGAACCACTTCTGCGCGGCGTCGAAGGCGTGGGCATCAATCGCCGACACCTGCGCGGATTCGATCAACCACATCGCGGGAACGCGGCAGGTGAAGTATCGCCGGCTGGGCCTCAAGGATCATCTCGACCTGCCGCTGCGCTACAACCGGCTGAAGCGCGAAACGCTGGACATGATGTGGAAGTGCGTGAGCGACCGGAAGAAATCGCTCAAAGCCTATTTCCAGAGGAAGGCGGAGCTGATCGGCGTCGAGAAGCTGGCCTGGTTCGACCAGGCGGCTCCGCTGCCGAAAGGGCCTGGCGAGAACTCGCAGATCACCTACGACGCGGCCTGCGACACGATCGTGTCGACGTTCAGTGCGTTCAGCCCGCACATGGGAGATTTTGCGCAGCGGGCGATCAGCGATCGCTGGATCGAAGTGGAGAACCGGGGCGGGAAGCGGCAGGGGGGCTTCTGCACGGGGTTCCCGACGAAGCAGCAATCGCGGATCTTCATGACGTATACGAACAGCGCCGACAGCATGTCGACTTTGGCGCATGAACTGGGGCACGCCTACCACAGCTACGTGCTGAAGGATCAGCCGTACCTGCTGCAGGACTACCCGATGAACCTGGCGGAGACGGCATCGACATTCGCCGAGGCCGTTCTGGCAGAGCATCGCCTGAAAACGGCGAAGACGACGACCGAGAAGCTGTCGCTGCTCGACCATGCGCTGTCGGATTCCGTGGCGTTCCTGATGAACATCCACGCGAGGTTCATTTTCGAGAACGCCCTGTATGTCGAGCGGAAGAGCGGCGAACTGCCGACCGAGCGGCTGTCGGAGCTGATGCTTTCCGCGCAGAAAGAGGCGTACCTGGACGTGCTCGACAGCGAGGGATGGAACCCGCTGTTCTGGGCGTCGAAGCTGCATTTCTATATCGGCGGATTGCCGTTCTATAACTTCCCGTACACGTTTGGATACCTGCTGTCGCAGGCGCTGTTCGCCATCGCGCCGAAGATCGGACCGGAGTTTCCCGACCGTTACCGGAAGCTGCTGGTGCTGACGGGCTGCCGCGAGACGGAAGATGCGATCCACGAATCGCTGGGGATCGATCCGACTCAGCCGGAACTGTGGAACCTGGCGCTCGACGTCGTCGACGCGAAGGTGAAGCAGTTCGTGGAATTGAGCCAGCCGGCCGCCACCTAG